The stretch of DNA ACCGGCCCGGGATGGATCATCGATGACATTCAATACAGTCAACCAGGGCTGCACAATATTGAGAATGCACTGGCCGCAACCGCCATGGCCGTTGAAGCCGGATTAGAGACATCAGCGATCCGGGAAGGCCTGGCCACCTATGAAGGCGTCAAAAGGAGATTTGAGTATGTTGTCAATGCCAACGGTGTGGTATATATCGATGACTATGCCCATCATCCTACGGAGATCAGTGCGTGCATTAAAGCGGCACGGGATTTCTATCCGGGGAAAAAGATCACCGGCGTATTTCAACCTCACTTGTTCTCACGCACCAGGGACCTGATGGATGGTTTTGCCGAAAGCCTTTCCGCACTGGATGAAGTGATCCTGTTGCCTATTTACCCCGCTCGTGAACTGCCCATTGACGGTGTTGATTCCGAAGCGTTGCTGGAGCGTATTCCGGTAAATCAAAAATCAGTCTGCGAAAAAGAAAATCTCACCGCAAGGATCTTAAACGCAGACTGTGAAGTACTGCTGACCCTGGGCGCAGGTGATATTGATACGTTGGTAGATCCTTTGAAGAAAGGTCTGGAAACGAAGTACGGACTCATAACGGGGAGGGAAAAAGTATGAAGAAAGTGATGAACATATTAGCCGTTGTTGTGGCAGGTGGTGCCATCATTGCCGCGATGGGTTTTGTCTCCAACGAACGGAAACAGGTAACATGTAAGGACATCGAAGTGCTCATTCAGGGTTCAGATGCCATACACTTCCTGGATGAGAAACGCGTGCGCCTGATGCTGATGGACATGGGCGAACTGATCCTGAATAAACGGGCATCCGAGATTCCACTTTCCACGCTGGAAGCCAGACTTAGGAATAATCCATATGTGAAGGAAGCGGACCTGTATATGACACTGGATGGCATCCTGGAAGTATCGTTGCAACAACGCGAACCCATTGCCCGCATTATGACCGGTCCATCCAAAAGTTATTACATAGACAGGGAAGGTTATCTCATGCCACCTCCGGATTACTTTACCGCACACGTGCCCGTGATCAACGGTCATTTCAGTCTGCCTTTCCACTCCGAAAAGCCCATAGGTGAGGGGGGAATTGCTACGGCAGACAGCAGTCTGATACGTGACCTTTATGCACTGGCCAAATACGTTCATGATGACCCATTCTGGAACTCACAGGTGGTACAGATCTATGTAAACAGACACAAGGAAATTGAACTCATTCCCCGCGTTGGAGATCATCGCATCCTGCTTGGAAATGTAGAGGATATGAACGGTAAGTTGGACAAGCTTCGCGTATTCTACAACGAGGGACTGAGATATACAGACTGGAATCAATATTCAACCATCAACCTGAAATACAAAAATCAAATCATCTGCACTAAAAGGTAAAGCGCTATGGAATCATCGGAAATCGTCGTTGGACTGGACATCGGCACCACAAAGATCTGTGCCATCGTCGGCCGCAAAAATGAGTATGGTAAAATTGAGATCATCGGCATGGGTAAAACCGAGTCCGTGGGCGTGATGAGAGGTGTGGTCTCCAATATTGAGAAGACCATGCAGTCTATCGCAGAAGCCATACAGGATGCCAGTGACAAATCCGGGGTGGACATCCGTATTGTCAACGTTGGCATTGCCGGACAACACATCAAAAGTCTACAACACCGGGGCATCCGTACCCGCGCCAGCCTGGACGAAGAAATTGGCCAGCGGGATATTGATGCGCTTATAGATGATATGTACAAGCTGGTGATGCTGCCCGGTGAGGAGATCATTCATGTGATTCCACAGGAATACATTGTAGATGCAGAGCAGGGAATCAAAGATCCGATCGGAATGTCGGGTATCCGGTTGGAAGCGAACTTTCATATTATCACCGGTCAGATAGCCGCCGCAAAGAACATTCATAAATGTGTGCATAAATGCGGCCTTGAAGTATCCGAACTCATTCTTGAGCCGCTTGCATCTTCGGAAGCTGTGCTCAGTGAGGAAGAGAAAGAAGCAGGGGTTGCTTTGGTTGATATAGGTGGTGGAACAACAGATATTGCCATATTCCAGGATGGCATCATCCGTCATACCGCCGTTATTCCATTTGGTGGAAACGTCGTTACCGAAGACATCAAGGAAGGATGCGGCATCATTCGCAGCCACGCGGAAGCGCTCAAAGTAAAATTCGGTTCTGCCCTTGCCAGCGAAAATCAGGAAAATGAGATCGTTTCTATCCCGGGATTAAGGGGAAGAGAGCCTAAGGAAATCTCCGTGAAAAACCTGGCGCATATCATCCAGGCCCGCATGGAAGAGATCATCGAGAACATATACTATGAGATCAGGAACTCCGGACTGGAAAACAAACTGATCGCCGGCATTGTGGTTACCGGTGGCGGATCCCAACTGCGGCACATCGCACAGCTGTTTCAGTATGTGACCGGAATGGACACCCGTATAGGCTATCCCAATGAACACCTGGCTTCAGGCTATCTTGAGGAAGTAAAAAGCCCGGCCTATGCAACCGGTATCGGGCTTGTGATCAAAGGCCTTGAATATTTTGAAAAACAAAAAGCCAAAGGATCCCCCATCAAATCCCATTCAAGAAAGACTAAAGGAAGTTTCTTCGATACCATCTTCAGCAAAAGCAAGCAGTGGCTGGATGAAGACATTAACGAATAGTGTATTAACCTAAGACTAAATCAACAGGAGGCTGTAATGGATAAACCAAAGATCAATTTCGACATGCCGAAGGACCAATCATCAATCATTAAAGTGATCGGTGTTGGCGGCGGCGGCAGCAATGCCGTAAACCATATGTACAAGCAGGGAATCAAAGGCGTGGATTTCATTGTATGCAATACGGATGCCCAGGCATTGGATATCAGTCCGGTACCTATTAAGATCCAACTGGGGGCAAACCTGACGGAAGGCCGCGGTGCCGGCTCCATTCCAGAGGTTGGTAAGAATGCTGCCTTAGAGAACATCAACGAGATCATGGACTATATGGCGATACATACCAAAATGGTATTTATCACCGCAGGGCTTGGAGGTGGAACCGGTACAGGCGCCGCCCCCATCATTGCAGCTGCAGCAAAAGAACGCGGCATCCTTACCGTAGGTATTGTTACTATTCCATTCACTTTTGAAGGAAAGAAAAGACGGCTGCAGGCGGAAGAAGGTCTGCAAGCCCTGCGGAGCAACGTCGACACCCTCCTGGTGATCTGCAACGACAGACTGAGGGAAATGTATGGAAACCTGACCCTGGCTACCGCCTTCGCTCAGGCAGATGATATCCTCACCACTGCTGCCAGGGGAATCGCTGAGATCATCACCGTAACAGGTTATATCAACGTAGATTTTGAAGATGTACGTACAGTGATGACCGATAGTGGCGCCGCCATCATGGGATCCGCTACTGCAGAAGGTGAAAGTCGCGCCCTGAAAGCCATTGAGAATGCGATGGCCTCTCCGCTTCTCAATGACAACAACATCCGCGGTGCACGCTACATTCTGCTTAACATCACCTCAGGTTCTGATGAAGTGTTGATGGATGAGATCACGGAGATCACCGATTATATCCAGGAAGAAGCAGGATCGTCAGCCGACATTATCTGGGGAACAGGAAAAGACGAGAACCTGGGAAATAAAATCTGTGTCACGCTGATTGCAACCGGCTTTAAGACCAACCCTGACACCGGACTGACTACCGACCATCAGGTTCAGAAGGTGGTCAGAAGCCTGGTGGATGATCATGAAGCCGAGCAGGATGATTCGCCCAACGCAAATGCAACTCCGCAGACAACCGGCCATACCGTGCCTCAAGCTGCCAGCCAGCCTAAACAAAACGA from Flavobacteriales bacterium encodes:
- a CDS encoding UDP-N-acetylmuramate--L-alanine ligase, whose translation is TGPGWIIDDIQYSQPGLHNIENALAATAMAVEAGLETSAIREGLATYEGVKRRFEYVVNANGVVYIDDYAHHPTEISACIKAARDFYPGKKITGVFQPHLFSRTRDLMDGFAESLSALDEVILLPIYPARELPIDGVDSEALLERIPVNQKSVCEKENLTARILNADCEVLLTLGAGDIDTLVDPLKKGLETKYGLITGREKV
- the ftsA gene encoding cell division protein FtsA produces the protein MESSEIVVGLDIGTTKICAIVGRKNEYGKIEIIGMGKTESVGVMRGVVSNIEKTMQSIAEAIQDASDKSGVDIRIVNVGIAGQHIKSLQHRGIRTRASLDEEIGQRDIDALIDDMYKLVMLPGEEIIHVIPQEYIVDAEQGIKDPIGMSGIRLEANFHIITGQIAAAKNIHKCVHKCGLEVSELILEPLASSEAVLSEEEKEAGVALVDIGGGTTDIAIFQDGIIRHTAVIPFGGNVVTEDIKEGCGIIRSHAEALKVKFGSALASENQENEIVSIPGLRGREPKEISVKNLAHIIQARMEEIIENIYYEIRNSGLENKLIAGIVVTGGGSQLRHIAQLFQYVTGMDTRIGYPNEHLASGYLEEVKSPAYATGIGLVIKGLEYFEKQKAKGSPIKSHSRKTKGSFFDTIFSKSKQWLDEDINE
- the ftsZ gene encoding cell division protein FtsZ, giving the protein MDKPKINFDMPKDQSSIIKVIGVGGGGSNAVNHMYKQGIKGVDFIVCNTDAQALDISPVPIKIQLGANLTEGRGAGSIPEVGKNAALENINEIMDYMAIHTKMVFITAGLGGGTGTGAAPIIAAAAKERGILTVGIVTIPFTFEGKKRRLQAEEGLQALRSNVDTLLVICNDRLREMYGNLTLATAFAQADDILTTAARGIAEIITVTGYINVDFEDVRTVMTDSGAAIMGSATAEGESRALKAIENAMASPLLNDNNIRGARYILLNITSGSDEVLMDEITEITDYIQEEAGSSADIIWGTGKDENLGNKICVTLIATGFKTNPDTGLTTDHQVQKVVRSLVDDHEAEQDDSPNANATPQTTGHTVPQAASQPKQNDEQVSIEFDLRVKQDQPRSENKPVDKSTPLPFENQERKSQERINKLKELSFKLRTPSGLSDLENEPAYKRRNVNLDDVPHSSESQVSRYTLSEPEEEGEEGKSTLKPNNPFLHDNVD